Proteins found in one Brachyspira murdochii DSM 12563 genomic segment:
- a CDS encoding tetratricopeptide repeat protein, producing the protein MIDEKNKYFYSALNNIQNKKYDEAINDLIKVIELDNNNLDAYHNLARVYYEIENYEKAIETYNKSIEIYPHDSDAYYYRAEVYLYQNEYDKAIEDLEKVIIKNQAYSDAYYLMSVAYRKKKKYKKAIKYLKLTLEFNNEDYIAYYDLYKLYNILSKHEKDAEVKEKYILKSNKFLQKSADLGYEKALDEINKIK; encoded by the coding sequence ATGATTGATGAAAAAAATAAATATTTTTACAGTGCTTTAAACAATATACAAAATAAAAAATATGATGAAGCCATTAATGACTTAATAAAGGTTATAGAGCTTGATAATAATAATTTGGATGCATATCATAATTTAGCAAGGGTTTATTATGAAATAGAAAATTATGAAAAAGCTATAGAGACTTACAATAAATCTATAGAAATATATCCTCATGATAGTGATGCTTATTATTACCGAGCTGAAGTTTATTTGTATCAAAATGAATATGATAAAGCTATTGAAGATTTAGAAAAAGTAATAATAAAAAATCAAGCATATTCTGATGCTTACTATTTAATGTCTGTAGCTTATAGAAAAAAGAAAAAATATAAAAAGGCAATTAAATATTTAAAACTCACATTAGAATTTAACAATGAGGACTATATAGCCTATTATGATTTATATAAACTTTATAATATACTCTCTAAGCATGAAAAAGATGCAGAGGTAAAAGAAAAATATATACTAAAATCTAATAAATTCTTACAGAAATCGGCAGATTTAGGATATGAAAAAGCCTTAGATGAAATTAATAAAATTAAATAA
- a CDS encoding DJ-1 family glyoxalase III, with amino-acid sequence MSKKVLVPLAEGVEEVEAVTIIDVLRRGGLEVITASLTDNLEVKGAHNIVIKADASLEKIMNYDFDAIALAGGYGGMNNLKADIRVIEKIRTMYEDKKLVAAICASPIVLGEAGVIKGKYTCYPSCESAVKGGEYVEKDIVVCNDNVITSKGPATTVFFALELVKYLTGSNEELANALLVNLIK; translated from the coding sequence ATGTCAAAAAAAGTTTTAGTACCATTAGCAGAAGGAGTTGAAGAAGTAGAAGCTGTAACAATCATTGATGTTTTAAGAAGAGGCGGACTAGAAGTTATTACAGCATCATTAACTGATAATTTGGAAGTAAAAGGAGCTCATAATATAGTTATAAAAGCTGATGCTTCTTTAGAAAAAATTATGAATTATGATTTTGATGCTATAGCACTTGCAGGAGGCTACGGCGGAATGAACAATCTTAAAGCAGATATAAGAGTTATTGAAAAAATCAGAACAATGTATGAAGATAAAAAATTAGTGGCTGCAATATGTGCTTCTCCTATAGTGCTTGGCGAGGCTGGAGTTATAAAAGGAAAATACACCTGCTATCCTAGCTGCGAAAGTGCTGTTAAAGGCGGAGAATATGTAGAAAAAGATATTGTTGTATGCAATGACAATGTTATTACTTCTAAGGGTCCTGCCACTACTGTATTTTTTGCTTTGGAATTAGTAAAATACTTAACAGGATCTAATGAAGAATTAGCTAATGCTTTATTAGTTAATTTAATAAAATAA
- the uxaC gene encoding glucuronate isomerase: MRNFMDKDFLLYNDTAKILFHDYASKCPIFDYHCHLSPKEIAENKKFNNLTEIWLYGDHYKWRMMRANGIDEKFITGDAEDYDKFRAWVKTVPNLIGNPLYHWSHLELQRYFDIYEIINENNADIIWKKANEKLQNMTVKDILKKFKVHTIGTTDDPIDDLEYHKLINEGKAQIGKIDTNIVPSFRPDKAINIEMPDFSEYIKKLEKASSVNIKDIKSLVEALYNRINYFKTLGCVSSDCSLSLVPFDLDDENNIDAIFQKAMNKEKLSLEEIEKYKTYILIKLTQKYKEANLVMQIHISAMRNNNEVMFKKLGADTGYDSVGDSNIIEKLSSLLKTANNNGGLPKIIFYSLNNKDYYPLSTLMGCFQDEGIKGKMQLGSAWWFLDNKDGMEEQLKVLANSGSLALFVGMLTDSRSFLSYSRHEYFRRILCNLIGKWAKDGEVPNDIKYLGTIIENICFNNSNIYFNS, translated from the coding sequence ATGAGAAATTTTATGGATAAAGATTTTTTATTATACAATGATACAGCTAAAATACTTTTTCATGATTATGCTTCTAAATGTCCTATATTTGACTATCATTGTCATTTGAGCCCAAAAGAAATTGCTGAAAATAAAAAATTTAATAATCTTACTGAAATTTGGCTTTACGGAGATCATTATAAATGGAGAATGATGAGGGCAAATGGAATAGATGAGAAATTTATAACAGGAGATGCTGAAGATTATGACAAGTTCAGAGCTTGGGTAAAAACTGTGCCTAATTTAATAGGAAATCCATTATATCATTGGAGTCATTTGGAGCTTCAAAGATATTTTGATATTTATGAAATTATAAATGAAAATAATGCTGATATAATTTGGAAAAAAGCTAATGAAAAATTACAGAATATGACAGTTAAAGATATTCTTAAAAAATTTAAAGTTCATACAATAGGCACTACTGATGATCCAATAGATGATTTAGAATACCATAAATTAATAAATGAAGGAAAAGCTCAAATAGGTAAAATTGATACAAATATAGTTCCTTCTTTCAGACCAGACAAGGCTATTAATATAGAAATGCCGGACTTCAGCGAATATATAAAAAAGTTAGAAAAAGCAAGTTCTGTTAATATAAAAGATATAAAATCATTAGTTGAAGCTTTATATAATAGAATAAATTATTTTAAAACTTTAGGCTGTGTATCAAGCGATTGTTCTTTGTCATTAGTACCTTTTGATTTAGATGATGAAAATAATATAGATGCTATTTTCCAAAAGGCTATGAATAAAGAAAAATTGTCTTTAGAAGAAATAGAAAAATACAAAACATATATACTTATTAAATTAACTCAAAAATATAAAGAAGCAAATCTGGTTATGCAGATACATATTTCAGCTATGAGAAACAATAATGAAGTAATGTTTAAAAAATTAGGTGCTGATACAGGATATGATTCTGTAGGAGATTCTAATATTATAGAAAAATTATCATCACTATTGAAAACTGCCAATAATAACGGAGGACTTCCAAAGATTATTTTTTATAGTCTTAACAATAAAGATTATTATCCGCTTTCTACACTTATGGGCTGTTTTCAAGATGAAGGCATAAAAGGTAAAATGCAGCTTGGTTCTGCTTGGTGGTTCTTAGATAATAAAGACGGAATGGAAGAGCAGTTAAAAGTGCTTGCAAACAGCGGTTCTTTAGCCTTATTTGTAGGAATGCTCACTGACTCAAGAAGTTTTCTTTCATATTCAAGGCATGAATATTTTAGAAGAATACTATGCAATTTAATAGGCAAATGGGCAAAAGACGGCGAAGTGCCTAATGATATTAAATATTTAGGTACTATAATAGAAAATATATGTTTTAATAATTCTAATATTTACTTTAATAGTTAA
- a CDS encoding mannitol dehydrogenase family protein — MKINIENLINNKTFFEKNNIEIPKYDIKQIRKNTNEKPTWIHFGAGNIFRGFVARIADTLLNDNVINTGIIAVDTHSAGRDDDYEMLEKVYKPFDNLTLLASIKSDGNIDKKVIGSITDILHADFINYYEELKKIFISDSLQIVSFTITEKGYSIKDSNGNYNKIVAYDIENEPKKAKNIMSIACAMLLERYKNGAYPIAMLSIDNCSNNGDRLKDSIIEIANEWVKKGFADNGFIEYLEDNKKTAFPFSMIDKITPRPSEIISKKLESIGLEDMQIFKVGHNPMAGFVNAEVPEYLVIEDSFPNGRPDLTKAGVYITDRETVKNSEKMKVTTCLNPLHTALAIFGCLQNYDFIYNEMKDPLLKKLVERIGYDEGMKVVINPKILNPMNFIKEVIEERLVNPYIPDSPKRIAADTSQKIPIRYGETLKSYVKNGLDTSSLIGIPITIAAWLRYLMGIDDNGNTMEISPDPMLEELQKHIKNIKFKDVNSVGDNLKPILSNKIIFACDLYDEKINLGNRIEEYFKEMIIGVNAVRECLNKYIK; from the coding sequence ATGAAAATTAATATTGAAAACTTAATAAACAATAAAACCTTTTTTGAAAAAAATAATATAGAAATACCAAAATATGATATAAAACAAATTAGAAAAAATACAAATGAAAAACCAACTTGGATTCATTTCGGAGCTGGTAATATATTCAGAGGTTTTGTTGCGAGAATAGCGGATACTCTTTTAAATGATAATGTTATAAATACTGGTATAATAGCTGTCGATACACATAGTGCTGGAAGAGATGATGATTATGAAATGCTTGAAAAAGTTTATAAGCCTTTCGATAATCTCACTCTTTTAGCATCTATTAAAAGTGATGGGAATATAGATAAAAAAGTTATAGGAAGCATTACTGATATACTTCATGCTGATTTTATCAATTATTATGAAGAATTAAAAAAAATATTTATATCAGATTCGCTTCAAATAGTAAGTTTTACTATAACAGAAAAAGGTTACTCTATAAAAGATTCTAATGGTAATTATAATAAAATAGTTGCTTATGATATTGAAAATGAACCTAAAAAAGCAAAAAATATTATGAGTATTGCTTGTGCTATGCTTTTAGAAAGATATAAAAACGGAGCCTATCCTATAGCAATGCTTAGTATTGATAATTGTTCTAATAATGGGGATAGATTAAAAGATTCTATTATTGAAATAGCTAATGAATGGGTAAAAAAAGGCTTTGCTGACAATGGATTTATAGAATATCTTGAAGATAATAAAAAAACTGCTTTTCCTTTTAGTATGATTGACAAAATTACACCTAGACCTTCTGAAATTATATCAAAAAAACTTGAAAGTATAGGGCTTGAAGATATGCAGATATTCAAAGTAGGACATAATCCAATGGCTGGATTTGTTAATGCGGAAGTGCCGGAGTATTTGGTTATTGAAGATTCATTTCCAAACGGCAGACCTGATTTAACTAAAGCAGGAGTATATATTACAGACAGAGAAACTGTAAAAAACTCTGAAAAAATGAAAGTTACTACTTGTTTAAATCCTCTTCATACAGCTTTGGCGATATTTGGGTGTTTACAAAATTATGATTTTATATATAATGAAATGAAAGACCCTCTATTAAAAAAACTAGTTGAAAGAATAGGATATGATGAGGGTATGAAAGTAGTTATTAATCCTAAAATTTTAAATCCAATGAACTTCATCAAAGAGGTTATCGAAGAAAGATTAGTCAATCCATATATACCAGATTCTCCTAAAAGAATAGCTGCAGACACTTCGCAAAAAATACCTATCAGATATGGAGAAACCTTAAAATCTTATGTAAAAAACGGACTTGATACCTCTTCTTTAATTGGAATACCTATAACAATAGCAGCTTGGCTTAGATATTTAATGGGAATAGATGACAATGGCAATACTATGGAAATAAGCCCTGATCCTATGCTTGAAGAATTGCAGAAACATATAAAAAACATAAAATTTAAAGATGTAAATAGCGTAGGAGATAATTTAAAACCTATACTATCAAACAAAATTATATTTGCTTGTGATTTATATGATGAAAAAATAAATCTAGGAAACAGAATAGAAGAATATTTCAAAGAAATGATAATAGGCGTAAATGCTGTTAGGGAATGCTTAAACAAATATATTAAATAA
- a CDS encoding bifunctional 4-hydroxy-2-oxoglutarate aldolase/2-dehydro-3-deoxy-phosphogluconate aldolase, translating into MFEKYIQNKIIPVVVVENEEEIRNIAELCLEFLPSIELTLRTEYGYKALEILAKDYPTLPRAAATVLNTEQVDKILDLGTNIIISPGFQPIMLEYAKTKKYNYIPGAATPSELEQCLAYGHKYIKFFHAGLFGGINWIKNIAPVYQHTGVKFMPLGGVSIDNVKDYLENKHVFACGGSWLCPRNLMEEKNWKEIRKRFEEASKLIKELNK; encoded by the coding sequence ATGTTTGAAAAATATATACAAAATAAAATTATACCTGTAGTGGTTGTAGAAAATGAAGAAGAGATAAGAAATATAGCCGAACTTTGTTTGGAGTTTCTGCCTTCTATAGAACTAACACTTAGAACAGAATACGGATATAAAGCATTAGAAATATTAGCAAAAGACTACCCTACTCTTCCAAGGGCAGCTGCTACTGTTTTAAATACAGAACAAGTTGATAAAATACTTGATTTGGGAACTAATATAATAATAAGCCCAGGTTTTCAGCCTATTATGCTTGAATATGCTAAAACTAAAAAATATAATTATATACCCGGTGCAGCAACACCTTCCGAGCTTGAGCAGTGTTTAGCTTATGGGCATAAATATATAAAATTTTTCCATGCTGGTTTATTCGGAGGCATTAATTGGATAAAAAATATAGCTCCTGTTTATCAGCATACAGGTGTTAAATTTATGCCTTTAGGAGGAGTAAGCATTGATAATGTAAAAGATTATTTAGAAAATAAGCATGTATTTGCCTGCGGAGGTTCTTGGCTTTGCCCTAGAAACTTAATGGAAGAGAAAAACTGGAAAGAAATTAGAAAAAGATTTGAAGAGGCTTCTAAATTGATAAAAGAATTAAATAAATAA
- a CDS encoding spiro-SPASM protein codes for MSFLILIDKSFDNEYSKEFESVFYNKALVLKNNLNCDIKYIENNDLENIENYLNNIYKESGNYDNIIYIPSDMPLFNIEETIKLTKIHEENIAYFSYGENYPSGIVPFIIRRTAFEKLFNIIKTKDIKPSENAISNIVFVDPNFFEIEILISEYDMRYYRLYLFADSKRNATLIKRLIDNESYKEMADLIKNNTSIRRTLPSYIEIDINNRQNVLNKYLLKSETIKTELTKEEKNITLEEFKTIYNKILSFCGDFHMSIGSYYEPLLNSELFDILDFAIQNKNVNIYLETNALLLDSEKAKRLINMQSENNNLHVIIHLDTIDENVYNKIYDSGDIKTIMSNIDYYLLREPKNTYMQIVKQKDNFDYLASYYKYFDKYKIEIIMQKYYTYRGIIDDNRVGDMAPLINTGCWHLARDLFIDSYGDVYICRFDINKEKKISSIYDTSLEDIWSSLDKYYALKDLDFCNKCDEWYLYNF; via the coding sequence ATGAGTTTTTTAATATTGATTGATAAGTCTTTTGATAATGAGTATTCTAAAGAGTTTGAAAGTGTTTTTTATAATAAAGCTCTAGTTTTAAAAAATAATTTGAATTGCGATATTAAATATATAGAAAATAATGATCTTGAAAATATAGAAAATTATTTGAATAATATTTATAAAGAAAGCGGGAATTATGATAATATAATTTATATACCAAGCGACATGCCTCTTTTTAATATTGAAGAGACTATTAAACTTACAAAAATTCATGAAGAAAATATCGCTTATTTTAGTTACGGAGAGAATTATCCTTCAGGTATTGTTCCTTTTATAATAAGAAGAACAGCATTTGAGAAATTATTTAATATCATAAAAACAAAGGATATAAAACCTTCTGAAAATGCTATAAGCAATATAGTATTTGTTGATCCTAATTTTTTTGAAATAGAAATACTTATATCCGAATATGATATGAGATATTACAGACTTTATCTATTTGCAGATAGTAAAAGAAACGCTACTCTTATAAAAAGACTTATTGATAATGAAAGCTATAAAGAAATGGCTGATTTAATAAAAAATAATACAAGCATAAGAAGAACTTTGCCTTCATATATAGAGATAGATATTAATAACAGACAAAATGTTTTAAACAAATATTTATTGAAAAGTGAAACTATAAAAACAGAACTTACTAAAGAAGAGAAAAATATAACTTTAGAAGAGTTTAAAACTATTTATAATAAAATATTGAGTTTTTGCGGTGATTTTCATATGTCTATAGGAAGCTACTATGAGCCTCTTTTAAATAGCGAATTATTTGATATATTAGACTTTGCTATTCAAAATAAGAATGTTAATATATATTTAGAGACTAATGCTTTACTCCTTGATAGTGAAAAAGCTAAAAGATTAATAAATATGCAGTCAGAAAATAATAATTTGCATGTTATTATTCATTTAGATACTATAGATGAAAATGTTTACAATAAAATATATGATAGCGGTGATATAAAAACTATTATGTCAAATATAGATTATTATCTTCTTAGAGAGCCTAAAAATACATATATGCAGATAGTAAAGCAGAAAGATAATTTTGATTATTTAGCATCATATTATAAATATTTTGATAAATATAAAATAGAGATTATAATGCAGAAATATTATACTTACAGAGGTATTATAGATGATAACAGAGTAGGGGATATGGCACCCCTTATTAATACTGGCTGCTGGCATTTGGCTCGTGATTTATTTATAGATTCTTACGGAGATGTTTATATTTGCAGATTTGATATTAATAAAGAAAAGAAAATATCTTCCATATACGATACTTCTTTAGAGGATATATGGAGTTCATTAGATAAATATTATGCTTTAAAAGATTTGGATTTTTGTAATAAATGTGATGAATGGTATTTATATAATTTTTAA
- the uxuA gene encoding mannonate dehydratase, whose translation MIMTLRWFGKNFDSVTLKQIRQIPGVKGVITTLYDSKVGEAWKEEDVQKLKKEVEEAGLKIYGIESVNIHDDIKIGLPSRDKYIENYIKTLEVLGKSGINLVCYNFMPVFDWTRSDLAKVRPDGATVLSYDQDVIDKIDPQKMFEQIDSNSNGFVLPGWEPERLSRLKELFEMYKGVDDDKLFENLKYFLSAVMPTCEKYNIKMAIHPDDPAWPVFGLPRIIVNKENILRMVNSVNSPCNGVTLCAGSLGSNPKNDIPDIVRSLKGKIFFAHVRNLEYTAPGKFQEAAHLSSDGSMDMFAIMKAFYDIGFEGPFRPDHGRAIWDEVSMPGYGLYDRALGAVYLQGLWEAIEKMSK comes from the coding sequence ATGATAATGACTTTAAGATGGTTTGGAAAGAATTTTGATTCTGTTACTCTAAAACAGATTAGACAAATACCCGGAGTAAAAGGAGTTATAACAACTTTATATGACAGTAAGGTTGGAGAAGCTTGGAAAGAAGAAGATGTACAAAAATTAAAAAAAGAAGTTGAAGAAGCCGGATTAAAAATATACGGCATAGAAAGTGTAAATATACATGATGATATAAAAATAGGTTTGCCTAGCAGAGATAAATATATAGAAAACTACATAAAAACATTAGAAGTATTAGGTAAATCTGGAATTAACTTAGTATGTTATAACTTTATGCCTGTATTTGACTGGACTAGAAGCGATTTAGCAAAAGTAAGACCAGACGGAGCTACTGTTTTATCTTATGACCAAGATGTAATAGATAAAATAGATCCTCAAAAAATGTTTGAACAAATTGATTCAAATTCTAATGGATTTGTTTTACCCGGATGGGAGCCTGAAAGACTCAGCAGATTAAAAGAGCTTTTTGAAATGTATAAAGGTGTTGATGATGATAAATTATTTGAAAATTTAAAATATTTCTTAAGTGCTGTAATGCCTACTTGTGAAAAATACAATATCAAAATGGCTATACACCCTGATGATCCTGCTTGGCCTGTATTTGGACTTCCTAGAATTATAGTTAATAAAGAAAACATTTTGAGAATGGTTAATAGTGTCAATAGTCCTTGTAATGGTGTAACTTTATGTGCTGGTTCTTTAGGTTCTAATCCTAAAAACGATATACCTGATATAGTAAGAAGTTTGAAAGGTAAAATTTTCTTCGCTCATGTTAGAAACTTAGAGTATACTGCACCTGGAAAATTCCAAGAAGCAGCACATTTATCAAGCGACGGTTCTATGGATATGTTCGCCATTATGAAAGCATTTTATGATATAGGTTTTGAAGGACCTTTCAGACCAGATCATGGAAGAGCTATTTGGGACGAAGTATCTATGCCCGGATACGGACTTTATGACAGAGCATTAGGTGCTGTTTATTTACAAGGTTTATGGGAAGCTATAGAAAAAATGAGTAAATAA
- the prfA gene encoding peptide chain release factor 1 produces the protein MSIIDKLSLVENTYEDIVQKLNDANIKDNRVIQDLMKKKSEIEDIVEEYRKLKTVLKEIDDSNEMINNPETDKDLKEMALAEIEELNQKKEDIINSLRLLLLPKDKNDGKNIIIEIRVGTGGDESALFVGDLFRMYSRFIERANLKMEIIDTSPTELGGYKEVIFSVSGKNAYRALKFESGTHRVQRIPATESGGRIHTSASTVAVMPEAMESDVVIKDEDIRVDIFRSSGPGGQSVNTTDSAVRITHLPTGLVVQCQDEKSQHKNKAKALKVLRARIYEKEEAERKAKEAKERREQIGSGDRSERIRTYNFPQNRVTDHRINLTLYKLDRFMDGEITEITDALFKKEQEDMLASYSD, from the coding sequence ATGTCTATAATTGATAAACTTTCTTTGGTAGAAAATACATATGAAGATATAGTGCAGAAACTTAATGATGCAAATATAAAAGATAATAGAGTTATTCAGGATTTGATGAAAAAAAAATCTGAGATAGAAGATATTGTTGAAGAATACAGAAAATTAAAGACTGTATTAAAAGAAATAGATGATTCAAATGAGATGATTAATAATCCGGAAACTGATAAAGACCTTAAAGAGATGGCATTAGCAGAAATAGAAGAACTTAATCAAAAAAAAGAAGATATCATAAACTCTCTTAGACTTCTGCTTCTTCCAAAAGATAAAAATGATGGAAAAAATATAATAATTGAAATAAGAGTAGGTACTGGAGGAGATGAATCCGCTTTATTTGTAGGTGATTTGTTTAGAATGTACAGCCGTTTTATAGAGAGAGCTAACTTAAAAATGGAGATAATAGATACAAGTCCTACAGAACTTGGAGGATATAAAGAGGTTATATTTTCTGTATCTGGAAAAAATGCCTACAGAGCATTAAAATTTGAAAGCGGTACGCATAGGGTGCAGAGAATACCTGCTACGGAGTCTGGAGGACGCATTCATACATCAGCTTCTACTGTTGCGGTTATGCCGGAGGCTATGGAAAGTGATGTTGTTATTAAAGATGAAGATATAAGAGTTGATATATTCCGTTCAAGCGGTCCGGGAGGGCAGTCTGTTAATACTACGGATAGTGCTGTTAGGATTACGCATTTGCCTACAGGATTGGTAGTGCAGTGTCAGGACGAAAAGAGTCAGCATAAAAATAAGGCTAAAGCTTTAAAGGTACTTCGTGCTAGAATATATGAAAAAGAAGAAGCTGAAAGAAAAGCTAAAGAGGCAAAAGAAAGAAGAGAACAGATTGGCTCTGGGGATAGGAGCGAAAGAATAAGAACTTATAACTTCCCTCAAAACAGAGTTACTGACCATAGAATAAATCTTACTCTTTATAAATTAGACAGATTTATGGACGGCGAGATAACTGAAATAACAGATGCTTTATTTAAAAAAGAGCAGGAAGATATGCTTGCCTCATATTCTGATTAG
- a CDS encoding sugar phosphate nucleotidyltransferase → MKVIIPAAGEGTRLRPHTITKPKPILPIAGSTIIDFIMTEISSIENLEEVIFIVGYLKDQMIEYLTNKYQNIKLTFVEQKEYKGLAHAIYLTREYIKDNDKIFIILGDTIFKLNLSNIVSKNENALGVCEVDNPSRFGVAILDDNGVITKLVEKPKEPISNLALTGMYNIVNSKELFSAIEYIINNDIKTKNEYQLTDALEHMIEEGIIFKTFKLDGWYDCGEKSTMIETNKTIIKHEILSKGIKDTAIIPPVFIDKDVKIENSVIGPYVHIGKNSKIENSILKNCIIFEDASISNAFMDNSIISEKANYKGKTHSMDIGASITIEQN, encoded by the coding sequence TTGAAAGTTATTATACCAGCAGCAGGTGAAGGCACAAGATTAAGACCTCATACCATTACAAAACCAAAACCAATTCTTCCTATAGCAGGTTCTACTATTATAGATTTTATTATGACTGAAATATCTTCTATAGAGAATTTAGAAGAGGTAATATTTATAGTAGGTTATTTAAAAGATCAGATGATTGAATACTTAACAAATAAATATCAAAATATAAAATTGACATTTGTAGAGCAAAAGGAATATAAGGGATTAGCACATGCTATCTACCTTACAAGAGAATATATCAAAGATAATGATAAAATATTTATCATTCTAGGAGATACTATATTCAAATTAAATTTATCAAATATAGTAAGCAAAAATGAAAATGCTTTAGGAGTATGCGAAGTAGATAATCCAAGCAGATTCGGTGTTGCTATCTTAGATGATAATGGGGTTATAACTAAATTAGTAGAAAAACCTAAAGAACCTATAAGTAATTTAGCTCTTACTGGAATGTACAATATAGTAAATTCCAAAGAATTATTTTCAGCTATAGAATATATAATAAACAATGATATAAAAACTAAAAATGAATATCAGCTTACAGATGCATTAGAACATATGATAGAAGAAGGCATCATATTTAAAACATTCAAATTAGACGGCTGGTATGACTGCGGTGAAAAGTCCACTATGATAGAAACTAATAAAACTATCATAAAACATGAAATATTAAGCAAAGGAATAAAAGATACTGCTATAATACCGCCTGTATTTATAGATAAGGATGTAAAAATAGAAAATTCTGTAATAGGACCTTATGTGCATATAGGAAAAAACTCAAAGATAGAAAACTCTATATTAAAAAACTGCATCATATTTGAAGATGCCAGTATATCAAATGCTTTTATGGATAATTCTATAATATCTGAAAAAGCTAACTATAAAGGAAAAACTCATTCTATGGATATAGGTGCTTCTATCACAATAGAGCAAAATTAA